In the Chroococcidiopsis sp. SAG 2025 genome, one interval contains:
- a CDS encoding ammonium transporter, translated as MLQKVSIAIAIVFGLIFSLAGQAIAAPSDANAAIANAQTAADTAFMLMSAALVLLMTPGLAFFYGGFVRSRNILNTLMMSFLLMAIVGVTWILWGYSLSFAPGLPFIGGLQWFGLNGVGLETTDYLKGTNPVEVLSYALTIPHQAFMIYQAMFAIITPALISGAIVERMSFTAYSLFVLLWSTLIYTPLAHMVWAKGGMLGLYGGMGALDFAGGTVVHISSGVSAVVAAYVLGPRKSYPDRIAPPHNVPFILLGAGLLWFGWFGFNAGSALASGGLATVAFVATNTSAAAAALTWLILEKVLRGKPTAVGAATGAVAGLVGITPAAGFVTPLAAILIGSITALVCFYAVTFKAKLQFDDSLDTFPVHGVGGTVGAILTGIFATTEVNSAGKDGLLRGNFNQFIVQIVAVLIAYAIAAIGTFILMKILDITVGLRLKPEAELQGMDISEHGEEGYNEEFGERLSFNEPQ; from the coding sequence GTGTTGCAAAAAGTTTCGATCGCGATCGCGATTGTCTTTGGGCTAATCTTCTCCCTCGCGGGGCAGGCAATTGCTGCACCAAGCGACGCAAATGCAGCGATCGCCAATGCGCAAACCGCAGCAGATACGGCATTTATGCTGATGTCGGCTGCTTTAGTCTTGTTGATGACACCAGGACTAGCCTTTTTCTATGGTGGGTTCGTGCGATCGCGTAACATCCTGAATACGCTGATGATGAGCTTTTTATTAATGGCGATCGTCGGCGTGACTTGGATACTTTGGGGTTACAGCCTGTCTTTTGCCCCTGGACTACCTTTTATTGGTGGGTTGCAGTGGTTTGGGTTAAATGGTGTCGGGTTAGAAACCACCGACTACCTCAAAGGGACAAATCCCGTAGAAGTGCTGTCCTATGCCCTAACAATTCCCCATCAGGCATTCATGATTTATCAAGCCATGTTTGCCATTATCACCCCTGCACTGATTTCTGGGGCGATCGTCGAACGGATGAGTTTCACTGCTTACTCTTTGTTCGTGCTGTTATGGTCAACCCTAATTTATACCCCACTTGCTCACATGGTCTGGGCAAAGGGCGGCATGTTGGGTTTATATGGTGGAATGGGTGCGCTTGACTTTGCTGGCGGTACGGTCGTGCATATCAGTTCTGGAGTCTCCGCCGTCGTTGCAGCTTATGTTTTGGGACCGCGCAAAAGCTATCCCGACCGAATTGCTCCTCCCCACAACGTCCCATTCATTTTGCTCGGTGCGGGTTTACTCTGGTTTGGTTGGTTTGGGTTTAATGCTGGCAGTGCGCTAGCTTCCGGTGGCTTGGCAACAGTGGCATTTGTGGCGACAAATACAAGTGCGGCAGCAGCAGCCCTCACTTGGTTGATTCTAGAAAAGGTGTTGCGAGGTAAACCTACTGCTGTTGGTGCGGCTACTGGTGCTGTAGCTGGTTTAGTAGGTATTACGCCTGCTGCGGGATTTGTCACGCCTTTAGCAGCAATTCTGATTGGTAGTATTACCGCTTTAGTCTGCTTCTATGCCGTTACTTTTAAAGCAAAGTTGCAATTTGACGATTCCCTCGATACTTTTCCCGTGCATGGTGTGGGCGGAACAGTGGGCGCAATTCTCACGGGTATCTTCGCCACTACGGAAGTTAATTCAGCTGGTAAAGATGGTTTGTTGCGGGGAAATTTCAACCAGTTTATCGTTCAAATTGTTGCAGTTTTAATTGCTTACGCGATCGCCGCGATCGGGACTTTTATCTTAATGAAAATTTTGGATATTACTGTAGGACTGCGACTCAAACCAGAAGCAGAACTTCAAGGTATGGATATTAGCGAACACGGTGAAGAAGGCTACAATGAAGAGTTTGGCGAACGACTGTCATTTAACGAGCCACAGTGA
- a CDS encoding ammonium transporter: protein MMLKLRPKNKRRINRRRLPAAGMKRLSQHTSLFTQLKLAVKRLSPSWQACIPLTVVIVLAWGYAAIAQDAAPASQDKVAEELQNLKVGIDTLWVCIAAFLVFFMNAGFGMLETGFCRQKNAVNVLSKNLIVFALSTVAFWAIGFGLMFGDGNPFVGTTGWFLAGADNSPATADAYKGVFGALNWAGVPLLAKFLFQLVFAGTAATIVSGAVAERIKFVDFLIFSVLLVGIAYPITGHWIWGGGWLAKAGFWDFAGSTVVHSVGGWAALMGAALLGPRIGKYQNGTSVAMPGHNMSIATLGCLILWLGWFGFNPGSTMAVSPSIAHIAVTTNLAGSMGGIAATIVAWLYLGKPDLSMIINGILAGLVAITAPCAFVSVPWSAVIGLIAGIIVVFSVTFFDKIKIDDPVGATSVHLVCGVFGTLCVGLFAEGPGGALNLYEDGLGPTRGLLLGGGFSQLWAQFIGIITVGGMTVLLSTIFWLALKATLGIRVTPEEEFEGLDIGEHGMEAYSGFLKETDVTGFADTSATNMGKRAGDVSSNPY, encoded by the coding sequence ATGATGTTAAAACTAAGACCCAAAAATAAACGCAGAATAAATAGAAGGCGGCTGCCTGCTGCTGGAATGAAGCGTTTATCTCAGCATACATCTCTATTCACGCAGCTAAAGTTAGCGGTGAAGCGATTGTCTCCTTCTTGGCAGGCTTGCATTCCCCTAACAGTTGTTATTGTGCTGGCGTGGGGTTATGCCGCAATTGCCCAAGATGCCGCACCTGCAAGTCAAGATAAAGTAGCGGAGGAATTACAAAATCTCAAGGTAGGAATAGATACTCTTTGGGTGTGTATTGCTGCCTTTTTAGTGTTTTTTATGAATGCTGGTTTCGGTATGCTGGAAACTGGCTTTTGCCGTCAGAAAAACGCTGTTAACGTCTTGTCAAAAAACCTGATCGTATTTGCCCTTTCTACCGTGGCGTTTTGGGCGATTGGATTTGGTTTAATGTTCGGCGATGGCAATCCCTTCGTTGGTACGACTGGTTGGTTCTTAGCGGGAGCAGATAATAGTCCAGCGACGGCAGATGCATACAAAGGTGTGTTTGGTGCGCTCAACTGGGCAGGAGTACCCTTGCTTGCCAAGTTCTTGTTCCAACTTGTATTTGCTGGTACTGCTGCTACGATTGTTTCGGGTGCTGTGGCGGAACGGATCAAGTTTGTTGACTTCTTAATCTTTAGCGTATTGTTAGTCGGGATTGCGTACCCAATTACAGGACACTGGATTTGGGGTGGCGGTTGGTTGGCAAAAGCTGGATTCTGGGATTTTGCTGGTTCCACTGTAGTCCACTCTGTAGGTGGTTGGGCAGCTTTAATGGGTGCGGCTTTGCTAGGACCCAGGATCGGTAAATACCAAAATGGCACTTCAGTAGCCATGCCCGGGCATAACATGAGTATTGCCACTCTAGGCTGTTTAATTCTGTGGTTAGGCTGGTTTGGTTTCAACCCTGGTTCTACGATGGCAGTCAGCCCCAGTATTGCTCATATTGCAGTCACGACTAACCTAGCTGGTTCTATGGGTGGTATTGCTGCTACTATCGTTGCTTGGCTTTACTTGGGTAAACCTGACTTGTCCATGATTATCAACGGTATTCTGGCGGGTTTGGTAGCAATTACTGCTCCTTGTGCTTTCGTTAGCGTGCCTTGGTCGGCGGTAATTGGTCTAATTGCTGGTATCATTGTTGTTTTCTCTGTTACCTTCTTCGACAAAATCAAAATTGATGACCCTGTAGGTGCAACCTCCGTTCACCTTGTCTGCGGTGTATTTGGCACTCTGTGCGTGGGTCTATTTGCAGAAGGTCCAGGTGGAGCGCTGAACTTGTATGAAGATGGGTTGGGACCTACGAGAGGATTGCTGCTCGGCGGCGGCTTCTCGCAACTATGGGCGCAGTTTATCGGTATTATCACCGTTGGCGGTATGACTGTCCTGCTGTCCACTATCTTCTGGCTGGCGCTGAAAGCAACTTTGGGAATTCGCGTGACTCCTGAAGAGGAATTTGAAGGCTTGGATATTGGCGAACATGGTATGGAGGCATACAGTGGCTTTCTCAAAGAAACTGATGTGACTGGGTTTGCCGATACTAGTGCTACTAATATGGGTAAGCGCGCTGGCGATGTATCTAGCAATCCTTACTAA
- the purE gene encoding 5-(carboxyamino)imidazole ribonucleotide mutase has translation MTQPQIGIIMGSDSDLPTMQDAIAVCEEFALAVEVAIISAHRTPERMVEYAQSARQRGLKVIIAGAGGAAHLPGMVAALTPLPVIGVPVASRHLQGLDSLYSIVQMPAGIPVATVAIGNAKNAGLLAVQILATHQPELLTKVQQYRQSLANTVMEKQAKLEQIGYQKYITNL, from the coding sequence ATGACTCAACCCCAAATTGGCATTATTATGGGTAGCGATTCCGATCTACCGACGATGCAAGATGCGATCGCAGTTTGCGAAGAATTTGCTCTGGCTGTAGAAGTGGCGATCATTTCTGCCCACCGTACCCCAGAACGAATGGTAGAGTATGCCCAATCTGCTCGCCAACGCGGACTCAAAGTCATTATTGCTGGTGCTGGCGGTGCTGCCCATTTACCAGGTATGGTTGCTGCTCTCACACCCCTACCCGTGATTGGCGTTCCCGTAGCTAGCCGTCACTTACAGGGGCTAGATTCCCTTTATTCAATCGTGCAAATGCCTGCGGGAATTCCTGTAGCTACAGTAGCGATTGGTAATGCGAAAAATGCTGGCTTGTTAGCCGTGCAAATTCTGGCAACTCATCAACCAGAGTTATTGACAAAGGTGCAACAATATCGCCAAAGCTTGGCAAATACTGTGATGGAAAAGCAGGCAAAGTTAGAACAGATAGGTTATCAAAAATACATCACTAATTTGTAG
- a CDS encoding bifunctional helix-turn-helix transcriptional regulator/GNAT family N-acetyltransferase, translated as MLAQTEQVRHIETVRRFNRFYTRQIGVLQEGLLSSPFSLAEARILYELAHRDRTTASELTKELGLDAGYLSRILRGFTQQGLIDRQPSETDGRQNSISLTEQGQQAFTQLNERSQHKIGEMLSQMSVANRSRLVEAMQTIEELLGTASNSKNPYLLRSHQPGDMGWIVHRHGVLYAREYGWNEQFEALVARIVAEFIQNYDPKKERCWIAEKDDEIVGSVFLVKKSDTVAKLRLLLVEPKARGLGIGTRLVKECDRFARQAGYEKIELWTNSILSAACRIYEAAGYRLVHQEPHHSFGQDLVGQTWELTL; from the coding sequence ATGCTAGCCCAGACAGAGCAAGTTCGGCACATAGAAACTGTACGACGCTTCAATCGCTTCTACACGCGACAGATTGGTGTTTTACAAGAAGGATTGTTAAGTAGCCCGTTTTCCCTAGCAGAAGCGCGGATTCTCTACGAACTAGCGCACCGCGATCGCACCACAGCTAGCGAACTCACTAAAGAGTTAGGGTTAGATGCGGGTTATTTAAGTCGAATCTTGCGTGGCTTTACACAGCAAGGATTAATTGATCGCCAACCATCTGAAACTGATGGTAGACAAAACTCGATCTCGCTCACAGAACAGGGACAGCAAGCTTTTACCCAGTTGAACGAGCGATCGCAGCATAAAATTGGCGAGATGTTGAGTCAAATGTCTGTAGCCAATCGAAGCCGCTTGGTTGAGGCAATGCAAACGATTGAGGAATTATTAGGTACGGCATCCAACAGCAAAAATCCTTACTTACTGCGTTCTCACCAACCAGGAGACATGGGCTGGATCGTTCATCGCCACGGTGTATTGTACGCTCGGGAATATGGTTGGAACGAACAGTTTGAGGCGCTAGTGGCGAGGATTGTGGCGGAGTTTATTCAAAATTATGACCCGAAAAAAGAACGGTGCTGGATTGCGGAAAAGGACGATGAAATAGTCGGTTCTGTATTTTTAGTCAAAAAATCAGACACAGTTGCCAAATTGCGCTTGCTGCTAGTCGAACCCAAAGCTAGGGGTTTAGGAATTGGAACGCGGTTAGTGAAAGAATGCGATCGCTTTGCCAGACAAGCGGGATATGAAAAAATTGAGTTATGGACGAATAGCATATTATCTGCTGCCTGTCGCATCTACGAAGCAGCAGGATATCGCTTAGTACACCAAGAACCCCATCATAGCTTTGGTCAAGATCTAGTTGGGCAGACGTGGGAATTGACGTTGTAG
- the hisA gene encoding 1-(5-phosphoribosyl)-5-[(5-phosphoribosylamino)methylideneamino]imidazole-4-carboxamide isomerase produces MDLFPAIDLLEGRCVRLYQGDYDRSQVFHDNPADVAQQWASQGATWLHIVDLDGAKAGKPANLEAIAAIVEAVSVPIQVGGGLRDRASVAQILELGVQRVILGTVAVEQPQLVASLCQEFPGQIVVGIDARNGKVATRGWLETSEVLAADLAQRMQQLGAAAIIYTDIHRDGTLAGPNLDALRELATSLSIPVIASGGVSSVTDLLSLLALEPLGVTGAIVGRALYTGDISLTQAIQAVGQGRWQDIPPDLGSSAFA; encoded by the coding sequence ATGGATCTTTTTCCTGCCATAGATTTACTTGAAGGTCGCTGCGTGCGACTGTATCAGGGAGACTACGATCGCTCCCAGGTTTTTCACGATAATCCGGCTGATGTTGCGCAACAATGGGCTAGCCAAGGTGCTACGTGGCTGCATATCGTCGATTTAGATGGTGCAAAAGCAGGCAAACCCGCTAACTTGGAGGCGATCGCCGCTATTGTAGAGGCAGTGTCAGTACCAATTCAAGTTGGTGGCGGATTGCGCGATCGCGCTAGCGTTGCCCAAATCTTAGAATTAGGCGTACAGCGAGTTATTTTGGGTACTGTAGCTGTAGAACAACCCCAACTAGTAGCTAGTCTATGTCAAGAATTTCCAGGGCAAATTGTTGTTGGGATTGATGCCCGTAATGGTAAGGTAGCTACACGCGGCTGGTTGGAAACTTCGGAAGTCTTAGCCGCAGATTTAGCCCAGCGAATGCAACAACTGGGTGCGGCAGCAATTATTTACACTGATATTCATCGCGATGGAACTCTTGCTGGACCTAACTTGGATGCACTACGAGAGTTAGCCACAAGTTTATCGATTCCCGTCATCGCTTCTGGAGGTGTAAGTTCTGTCACCGACTTACTCAGCCTCCTAGCTTTAGAACCTCTTGGCGTTACGGGTGCAATCGTCGGTCGTGCCTTGTATACTGGCGATATTTCCCTCACACAAGCTATACAAGCAGTCGGACAAGGACGCTGGCAAGATATCCCTCCAGATTTGGGATCGTCGGCTTTTGCCTAA
- a CDS encoding DUF3593 domain-containing protein, translating to MISKETLFALSLFPYLGFLWFITRSQQLPRLALFGFYGTLVFVAVTIPAGIYAQVHYGESLANVDWLHGSAEVFLTLSNILIVLGFRQALRKGVGSREQGAGEES from the coding sequence ATGATTTCAAAAGAAACCCTTTTCGCACTCTCTCTGTTTCCCTATCTAGGCTTTCTCTGGTTTATAACTCGCTCTCAACAACTGCCGCGTCTAGCATTATTCGGCTTCTACGGTACTTTGGTATTTGTCGCCGTCACTATCCCCGCCGGAATTTACGCCCAAGTCCATTACGGCGAATCTCTTGCCAATGTTGACTGGTTGCATGGTAGCGCTGAAGTATTTTTAACTCTCTCTAACATTTTGATTGTTTTGGGTTTTCGACAAGCTTTGAGGAAGGGAGTAGGGAGTAGGGAGCAGGGAGCAGGGGAAGAGAGCTGA
- a CDS encoding DUF2499 domain-containing protein has protein sequence MHALSIPTWIIHVSSVIEWAIAIWLIWSYGEVVGNRAWYAFSLAMLPALISAMCACTWHFFDNAKSLEWLVMLQASMTLIGNFTLLAAGWLLWRSTRSPVMRSHSKISSK, from the coding sequence ATGCACGCACTATCAATTCCTACCTGGATTATTCACGTCTCTAGTGTCATTGAATGGGCGATCGCCATTTGGTTAATTTGGAGTTATGGCGAGGTTGTGGGCAACCGCGCTTGGTATGCGTTTTCTCTGGCAATGCTACCAGCTTTAATTAGTGCCATGTGTGCCTGTACTTGGCACTTCTTCGACAATGCCAAATCCTTAGAATGGTTGGTAATGCTTCAAGCTAGTATGACTTTAATAGGAAACTTCACGTTATTAGCTGCTGGTTGGTTGCTATGGCGTTCGACGCGATCGCCAGTAATGCGATCGCATAGCAAGATTTCTTCTAAGTAG
- the csaB gene encoding polysaccharide pyruvyl transferase CsaB has translation MRVVLCGYYGKGNGGDEALLATLLQMLPKHVTPIVLSGNPAQTQERYQVEACDRMAVSPVWKTLQQSDAFIWGGGSIMQDSTSAISPFYYGGLMTMAQKLGLKTMAWAQGIGPLKSPLTRWLTKQTFAGCTGVSVRDRGSASLLTDWQIPHLQAPDPVWALEAGNTPGLWDLPAPRVAVTLRSHPQLTPNRLANLTRALVDFQRATDTCILLVPFQLSQDLAIAQAIQPQLPGANQILYLEDPKSLKGVFRGVEMAIGMRFHSLIMAAAEGCRCFAISYDPKVDRLMAELSIPGWDVAHIPDDPNTISQTWIEHYANGDPLSPDQIQSLVDRAYMHRELLREVLQ, from the coding sequence ATACGGGTGGTGTTGTGCGGGTATTACGGCAAAGGTAATGGCGGTGATGAGGCGTTGCTAGCAACACTGTTGCAAATGCTACCTAAACATGTCACACCTATTGTTCTGTCTGGTAATCCGGCGCAGACACAGGAGCGCTATCAAGTAGAAGCTTGCGATCGCATGGCTGTTTCTCCTGTGTGGAAAACTTTGCAGCAGTCTGATGCTTTTATTTGGGGTGGGGGCAGCATTATGCAAGATTCTACCAGTGCCATCAGCCCGTTTTACTACGGTGGATTAATGACTATGGCGCAAAAGTTAGGGTTAAAAACTATGGCTTGGGCGCAGGGAATTGGTCCTTTAAAAAGTCCTCTAACCCGGTGGTTGACAAAACAGACATTTGCTGGCTGTACGGGGGTGAGCGTCCGCGATCGCGGTTCGGCAAGTTTGCTGACCGATTGGCAGATTCCCCATCTGCAAGCACCCGATCCGGTATGGGCGTTGGAAGCCGGAAATACACCTGGGTTGTGGGATTTACCAGCGCCGAGAGTTGCCGTGACTTTGCGATCGCACCCACAATTAACTCCCAATCGCCTTGCTAATTTGACTCGCGCTTTAGTTGATTTTCAACGGGCAACAGACACCTGCATTTTATTAGTGCCATTTCAACTATCGCAAGACTTAGCGATCGCTCAAGCGATTCAGCCGCAATTACCAGGGGCAAATCAAATCCTCTACCTCGAAGATCCGAAAAGTTTAAAAGGCGTATTTCGCGGCGTAGAAATGGCAATTGGAATGCGCTTTCACAGCCTAATTATGGCAGCTGCGGAAGGTTGTCGCTGTTTTGCCATCAGTTACGATCCAAAAGTCGATCGCCTGATGGCAGAACTATCTATACCTGGATGGGATGTCGCTCACATTCCCGACGACCCCAATACTATCAGCCAAACTTGGATCGAACATTATGCCAACGGCGACCCTTTAAGCCCAGACCAAATTCAGTCTTTAGTAGACAGAGCCTACATGCATCGTGAATTACTGCGGGAGGTTTTGCAATAA
- the sbcD gene encoding exonuclease subunit SbcD — MIKILHLSDIHMGSSFSHGRLNPETGLNTRLEDFVKTLSRCIDRALEEPVDLVLFGGDAFPDATPPPYIQEKFASQFRRLVDARVPTVLLVGNHDQHSQGQGGASLCIYRTLGVPGFMVGDRLMTHHIQTNNGTVQVITLPWLTRSTLLTRPETEGLSLADVNQLLIDRLRAALEGEIRRLDPKIPTVLLGHLMIDNASYGAERFLAVGKGFTIPLSLLTRDELDYVALGHVHRHQNLNPSNEPPIIYPGSIERVDFSEEKEDKGYVMIELQRGSTKWEFCPLPVRPFCTINVDVANAADPQAALIKAIAKKNIIDAVVRLIYKLRSEQIDLIDNAALHQVLSSAHSYTIQPELISQLARPRLPQLDASSSIDPLDALKTYLDNREDLKDITAQMMVAAQQLLAADTETWLESAPKTEIDASHTDGQLRLL, encoded by the coding sequence ATGATTAAAATCCTCCACCTCTCGGACATCCACATGGGAAGTAGCTTTTCCCACGGTCGACTCAATCCTGAAACTGGATTGAATACACGCTTAGAAGATTTTGTCAAGACTTTATCGCGCTGTATTGATCGCGCGTTAGAAGAACCAGTGGATTTGGTGCTGTTTGGTGGGGATGCTTTTCCCGATGCCACGCCACCCCCATATATTCAAGAAAAATTTGCCAGTCAATTTCGTCGCTTGGTTGATGCTCGGGTTCCCACCGTATTATTGGTGGGCAACCACGACCAGCATTCCCAAGGGCAAGGGGGGGCGAGTTTGTGCATTTATCGAACCTTGGGCGTACCAGGGTTTATGGTGGGCGATCGCTTGATGACCCATCACATTCAAACAAACAATGGTACAGTTCAAGTCATCACTCTCCCCTGGCTGACTCGTTCCACTCTCCTGACTCGTCCAGAAACAGAAGGCTTATCCCTCGCCGATGTCAACCAGTTATTGATCGATCGCTTGCGTGCTGCCTTAGAAGGAGAAATTCGTCGGCTCGACCCCAAAATTCCGACCGTACTTCTGGGTCATTTGATGATCGATAATGCTTCCTATGGTGCTGAGCGCTTCTTAGCTGTAGGGAAAGGTTTTACTATTCCCCTGTCTCTTCTAACTCGGGACGAGTTAGACTACGTTGCCCTCGGACACGTCCACCGCCATCAAAACCTCAACCCATCTAACGAACCGCCAATTATTTACCCTGGTAGTATCGAGCGAGTCGATTTTAGCGAAGAAAAAGAAGACAAAGGCTATGTGATGATAGAACTACAGCGGGGTAGTACCAAATGGGAGTTCTGCCCGCTACCAGTTCGTCCTTTTTGTACCATTAACGTCGATGTAGCTAATGCAGCCGATCCGCAAGCAGCTTTAATCAAAGCGATTGCGAAAAAGAATATTATCGATGCAGTCGTCAGACTAATTTACAAACTCCGCTCCGAGCAAATCGATTTAATTGATAATGCAGCACTTCATCAAGTTCTCAGTTCTGCTCACAGTTATACAATTCAACCAGAACTCATCAGTCAGCTAGCACGACCGCGTTTACCGCAATTAGACGCGAGTAGCAGTATCGATCCCCTCGATGCCTTAAAAACTTATCTAGATAATCGGGAGGACTTGAAAGATATTACTGCTCAAATGATGGTAGCTGCCCAACAATTACTAGCAGCCGATACAGAAACTTGGTTAGAGTCTGCCCCAAAAACTGAAATCGATGCAAGTCATACTGACGGACAGTTACGGTTGCTGTGA
- the cysH gene encoding phosphoadenosine phosphosulfate reductase: MTVSTPSIQTPNFDLDELNRKYETAHPSKILAWCVENIPTRLVQTSAFNVDDIVITDILYRELKHRTPVMFLDTLHHFPQTLELVSKVKDLYDLDLQVYKIPDVDTRAAFAAKYGEALWDSDIQQFHHLTKIEPLLRGLAELNAVAWITGRRRDQARTRSDMPVFELDSQQRLKVNPIASWTRKETWAYVFEHNVIYNPLHDQGYPSIGDEPITTPVAEGEDERAGRWRGSDKTECGIHI; this comes from the coding sequence ATGACTGTTTCAACACCTTCTATCCAAACACCCAATTTCGATCTAGATGAGCTAAATCGCAAATATGAGACAGCTCATCCTAGCAAAATTCTTGCCTGGTGTGTCGAGAACATTCCTACAAGGTTAGTACAAACCAGCGCTTTCAACGTAGACGATATCGTCATCACTGATATTCTCTACCGCGAACTCAAGCACCGCACCCCGGTTATGTTCCTCGACACTTTACACCACTTTCCCCAGACTTTAGAGCTAGTCTCTAAAGTTAAAGACTTGTACGACTTGGATCTGCAAGTTTATAAAATCCCAGACGTGGATACTCGGGCTGCTTTTGCTGCCAAATATGGCGAAGCCCTATGGGATAGTGACATTCAGCAATTTCACCACTTGACCAAAATCGAACCTCTGCTACGAGGACTAGCCGAACTCAACGCCGTAGCTTGGATTACCGGACGGCGACGCGATCAGGCGCGTACCCGTTCTGATATGCCCGTTTTTGAACTCGACAGTCAACAGCGCCTCAAAGTCAATCCCATTGCTAGTTGGACGCGCAAAGAAACTTGGGCGTATGTCTTCGAGCATAACGTCATTTACAATCCGCTCCACGACCAAGGCTATCCCAGTATTGGCGACGAACCAATTACTACGCCTGTAGCCGAAGGCGAAGACGAACGCGCCGGACGCTGGCGGGGTTCTGACAAAACTGAATGCGGAATTCATATTTGA
- a CDS encoding glutaredoxin family protein, whose amino-acid sequence MHLILYSKPECHLCEGLQEKLAQILSTHQELSLEVRDITLQEDWWQAYQYEVPVLFLHSDDGRSLPLPRPSPRATVSQIQQMLQKYVNHHEAE is encoded by the coding sequence ATGCACTTGATTCTCTATAGCAAACCTGAATGTCATTTGTGTGAAGGCTTGCAGGAAAAGCTAGCACAAATTTTATCTACACACCAAGAGCTATCGCTGGAAGTCCGAGATATCACACTACAGGAAGATTGGTGGCAAGCATATCAATACGAAGTACCTGTTTTATTTCTGCATAGCGACGATGGGCGATCGCTCCCTCTCCCTCGTCCCTCTCCTCGCGCTACAGTCAGTCAAATTCAGCAAATGCTCCAGAAATATGTAAATCATCATGAAGCAGAATAG